In one Bacteroidota bacterium genomic region, the following are encoded:
- a CDS encoding protease, which produces MNKKFILLLTLSLAFSISSFSQEESRLLRFPTIHGDQIVFTYAGDLYTVSTKNTLARKLTNHNGFEMFAKFSPDGKQIAFTGQYDGNTEVFVIPAQGGSPKRLTHTATLGRDDITDRMGPNNIVMAWTKDSKEVVYRSRKQSFNSFVGQLFKVKNTGALSEELPLPTGGFCSYSPDGSKLAYNRVFREFRTWKYYKGGMADDVWIYDLKSKKTINITNNDAQDIIPMWHENTVYFISDRDRTMNLFSYNIDTKETNKLTNYTEYDIKFPSIGGDKIVYENAGYIYIFDIKTNSSTKVSVTIADDFKWARNEVKDASKNITASSMSPNGERVVFNARGEIFSVPTKNGITRNLSNTSGSHERNATWSPDGKNIAYISDTNGEFEIYIISQEGSKKPIQLTKNADTYKYHLKWSPDSKKILWSDRKLRLKYVDIESKKVSQIDKIGTGEIFSFNWSPDSKWISYSHNTENQFSIVYLYSLEQKIKYPVTDMWYSSYSPVFSPDGKYLYFISQRDFNPIYSQTEWNHAYRDMSKIYFATLSKETPSPFAPENDEVKIETEKEEKDTDKKDSEDDDKTIKIDIDEISNRIITLPVKASNYWNLAPFDGKIYYNERALKSSKTAMKVFDLKKNKESEIGENMGFDISANQKKMLIAKSKSYYVIDIPGSKISLDKKIDLSDLKVEIDNSEEWAQIYYESWRQMRDFFYVENMHGVDWLKIKDKYGDLLPFVKHHADMIYLIGEMIGELNIGHAYVNGGDRPKPNRIKTGLLGAKLSSHNSGFPKIEKILKGANWSKALISPLTQMGVKASEGDYIIAVNGKSTKDVNDIYELLSNTVGNQVELTINSKPSEKGSWKSIVIPIADEADLYYYNWVQANIEKVDKATNGEVGYLHVPDMSAAGLNEFMKYFYPQLKKKALIIDDRGNGGGNVSPMLIERLKREITRSSMGRNFEVPTQIPRQMMLGPKVLLVNNYSASDGDLFPYSFKKNKLGKVIGVRTWGGVVGIRGSLPFVDGTQLRKPEFASYSAEKSDWIIEGYGVDPDIVVDNDPAKEYAGEDQQLNKAIEVILEELKNNKNSIPPIPQGPDKSK; this is translated from the coding sequence ATGAATAAAAAATTTATTTTACTTTTAACCTTATCATTAGCTTTTTCAATTTCATCCTTTTCGCAAGAGGAATCACGATTGTTAAGATTTCCTACTATTCACGGAGATCAAATAGTTTTCACATATGCAGGAGATTTATATACTGTATCAACAAAAAATACTTTAGCAAGAAAACTTACTAACCATAATGGTTTCGAGATGTTTGCAAAATTCTCTCCAGACGGCAAGCAGATTGCTTTTACAGGTCAATATGATGGAAATACAGAAGTATTTGTAATTCCCGCTCAAGGCGGAAGTCCAAAACGACTTACTCATACTGCCACACTCGGGCGAGATGATATTACTGATCGAATGGGACCAAACAATATTGTTATGGCATGGACAAAAGACAGCAAAGAAGTTGTTTATCGCTCTCGAAAACAATCATTCAATTCATTTGTGGGTCAATTATTTAAAGTAAAAAATACGGGAGCCTTATCAGAAGAACTCCCCTTGCCAACCGGTGGATTTTGCTCATATTCTCCTGATGGCTCAAAATTGGCATACAATAGGGTTTTCAGAGAATTTAGAACCTGGAAATACTATAAAGGAGGAATGGCAGACGATGTTTGGATTTACGATTTAAAGTCTAAAAAAACAATAAATATTACCAACAACGATGCTCAGGATATTATCCCCATGTGGCACGAAAACACAGTTTATTTTATATCTGACCGCGATAGAACAATGAATCTGTTCTCTTACAATATTGATACTAAAGAAACGAATAAACTTACAAATTATACAGAATACGATATTAAATTCCCTTCGATAGGAGGAGATAAAATTGTGTACGAAAATGCAGGCTATATCTACATTTTCGACATAAAAACCAATAGTTCTACTAAAGTTTCGGTAACAATTGCAGACGATTTTAAATGGGCAAGGAATGAAGTGAAAGATGCAAGTAAAAATATTACTGCATCCAGTATGTCTCCAAATGGAGAAAGAGTTGTTTTTAATGCAAGAGGAGAAATATTTTCGGTTCCAACAAAAAATGGAATTACGAGAAACCTAAGCAACACTTCAGGTTCTCACGAAAGAAATGCAACATGGTCGCCAGATGGGAAAAATATTGCTTATATTTCTGACACTAACGGCGAATTTGAAATTTACATTATTTCACAGGAAGGGAGTAAAAAACCAATACAACTTACTAAAAATGCCGATACTTATAAATATCATTTAAAATGGTCGCCCGATAGCAAAAAAATACTTTGGAGCGACAGAAAACTTAGGCTCAAATACGTTGATATTGAATCGAAAAAAGTTAGCCAAATAGATAAAATTGGTACCGGCGAAATTTTTAGTTTCAATTGGTCGCCTGATAGTAAATGGATTAGCTATTCACATAATACTGAGAATCAATTTTCGATTGTTTACTTATACAGTTTGGAACAAAAGATAAAATATCCGGTAACAGATATGTGGTATTCTTCGTATAGTCCGGTTTTTAGCCCAGACGGAAAATACCTATACTTTATTTCGCAACGAGATTTCAACCCCATTTATAGCCAAACCGAATGGAACCATGCCTATAGAGATATGTCGAAAATATATTTCGCTACTCTTTCTAAAGAAACCCCTTCGCCTTTTGCTCCGGAAAACGATGAAGTGAAAATTGAAACTGAAAAAGAAGAAAAAGATACCGACAAAAAAGACTCTGAAGATGACGACAAAACCATCAAAATCGACATCGATGAAATTTCAAATAGAATAATTACACTTCCTGTGAAAGCCTCTAACTACTGGAATTTGGCACCTTTTGATGGAAAAATATATTATAATGAAAGAGCTTTGAAATCTTCAAAAACAGCTATGAAAGTATTTGATTTGAAGAAAAATAAAGAAAGCGAAATTGGTGAGAATATGGGTTTTGATATTTCAGCAAATCAAAAGAAAATGCTAATTGCCAAATCCAAAAGTTATTATGTTATAGACATTCCCGGATCAAAAATATCATTAGATAAAAAAATTGATTTATCAGATTTAAAGGTAGAAATAGACAATTCTGAAGAGTGGGCTCAGATCTACTACGAAAGTTGGCGACAAATGAGAGATTTTTTCTATGTAGAAAATATGCACGGTGTTGATTGGCTAAAAATAAAAGACAAATACGGCGACTTATTGCCATTCGTAAAACATCATGCTGACATGATTTATTTGATTGGCGAAATGATTGGCGAATTAAATATTGGCCACGCATACGTAAATGGTGGCGATCGACCAAAGCCAAATAGAATTAAAACTGGTTTGTTAGGAGCAAAATTAAGTTCGCACAACTCTGGTTTTCCAAAAATTGAAAAGATTTTAAAAGGTGCAAATTGGTCTAAAGCATTAATTTCGCCATTGACACAAATGGGTGTGAAAGCCTCAGAAGGAGATTATATAATTGCCGTGAATGGAAAATCGACAAAAGATGTAAACGATATTTACGAATTACTTTCAAACACAGTGGGTAATCAGGTTGAACTTACAATAAATTCTAAACCAAGCGAAAAAGGAAGTTGGAAATCTATAGTTATTCCGATTGCTGATGAAGCTGATTTATACTATTATAATTGGGTTCAAGCCAATATCGAAAAAGTAGATAAAGCTACAAATGGCGAAGTTGGCTACCTTCATGTTCCAGATATGAGCGCAGCAGGATTAAATGAATTTATGAAATATTTCTATCCGCAGCTAAAGAAAAAAGCCCTGATAATTGACGATCGTGGAAATGGCGGCGGAAATGTGTCACCAATGCTAATAGAGAGATTAAAAAGAGAAATTACCCGTTCGAGCATGGGTAGAAATTTTGAAGTTCCAACCCAAATTCCACGACAAATGATGCTCGGACCAAAAGTTTTGTTAGTAAACAATTACTCGGCATCAGATGGAGATTTGTTCCCTTATTCATTTAAGAAAAATAAACTTGGAAAAGTTATTGGTGTGCGAACATGGGGTGGAGTTGTTGGAATTAGAGGCTCATTGCCCTTTGTAGATGGTACTCAATTACGAAAACCAGAATTTGCATCATACTCGGCAGAAAAAAGCGATTGGATAATTGAAGGTTACGGCGTTGATCCAGATATTGTTGTGGATAATGATCCTGCAAAAGAATATGCCGGCGAAGATCAACAGTTAAACAAGGCTATTGAGGTAATTCTTGAAGAACTCAAAAATAACAAAAACTCAATTCCGCCTATTCCACAAGGCCCGGATAAGAGTAAATAG
- a CDS encoding T9SS type A sorting domain-containing protein, with the protein MKNLALNTHKILALVVISVIFSSSIFAQSSIDNDPNAGITNGEKTPYEQGNPDPNNNLNGIDTKDNFKDLTINSKDGIVFLSLENSSNSDLTIYIFDITGKLVTKDNVKKNNASISKSYNFSDKAKSIYILKIIQDKQSITKKIYI; encoded by the coding sequence ATGAAGAATTTAGCATTGAATACACACAAAATCTTAGCCTTAGTTGTAATATCTGTAATATTTAGTAGTAGCATTTTTGCTCAAAGTAGTATAGATAATGACCCGAATGCAGGAATTACGAATGGCGAAAAAACTCCTTATGAGCAAGGAAATCCTGATCCGAATAACAATTTAAACGGAATCGACACTAAAGACAATTTTAAGGACTTAACCATTAACTCAAAAGATGGAATAGTTTTTCTATCATTAGAAAATAGTTCCAATTCCGACCTTACAATTTACATTTTTGACATAACAGGCAAGCTTGTTACTAAAGATAATGTAAAAAAGAACAATGCAAGCATCAGCAAATCTTATAATTTTTCTGATAAGGCTAAAAGTATATATATCTTAAAAATCATTCAAGACAAACAATCAATCACAAAGAAAATCTATATTTAA
- the mqnB gene encoding futalosine hydrolase → MKILIVSATKNEVNPLVEELYFSVEKSPVLKQYTWNNKIIDVLITRIGICATTFWLTKTLCKENYDLVINAGIAGSYSKNFTIGNVVNVYKDEFSDLGINDNGKFKTLFDENILNKNIFPFTLGKIFNDYAKSDENIFKLPIANSITVNTVNGEAINIESVRKKFCPDIESMEGAAFFYVCKTEKVKFFQIRAISNFVEPRNKKNWNVALAIEKLNQELINSLSLI, encoded by the coding sequence ATGAAAATACTTATAGTCTCTGCAACAAAAAATGAAGTAAACCCTCTTGTTGAAGAACTTTATTTTTCGGTAGAAAAAAGTCCTGTATTGAAGCAATATACATGGAACAACAAAATTATCGATGTGCTGATTACTCGGATAGGAATTTGTGCCACAACCTTTTGGCTTACAAAAACTTTGTGCAAAGAGAATTACGATTTAGTCATAAATGCCGGTATCGCCGGAAGCTATTCAAAAAATTTTACGATAGGGAATGTTGTAAATGTTTACAAAGATGAGTTTTCCGATCTTGGAATAAATGATAATGGGAAATTTAAAACTCTATTTGATGAAAATATATTGAACAAAAATATTTTTCCATTTACACTAGGAAAAATATTTAATGATTATGCAAAATCTGACGAGAATATTTTTAAGCTTCCTATTGCAAATTCTATCACAGTGAATACAGTAAATGGCGAAGCAATTAATATTGAAAGTGTTAGAAAAAAATTCTGTCCTGATATTGAATCTATGGAAGGTGCTGCTTTTTTTTATGTTTGCAAAACAGAAAAAGTGAAATTCTTCCAGATTCGTGCAATTTCAAATTTTGTAGAACCTAGAAACAAAAAAAATTGGAATGTTGCTTTAGCCATTGAAAAATTGAACCAAGAATTAATAAATTCTCTTAGTTTGATATGA